From the genome of Candidatus Electrothrix communis, one region includes:
- a CDS encoding IS66 family transposase, translating to MNFSIPEEKEVRTAFAEGEEAIIALFGSITAQVKELAAQLEKQAGVLKDLQARLSKNSRNSGKPPSSDGYGKQNKTESLRKSGQKSNGGQPGHEGRTLKRSENPDHTETYKPDTCDNCQTSLEDVAAVGEEERQVYDIPAIRIEVTSHRAEIIICPECGMENTGKFPESVGRGVRYGRGVKTWATYFGNQHHIPLERTAQIFEDLIGHGISEGSLLKASEELSECVRPSTEATAELLRNAEVLKVDETGLRVKGKLHWLHVASSDLLTHYNVHEKRGKEAMDAAGILSEFEGRMLHDHWKSYFGYKNCRHGLCNAHHLREFKFIGKQYEQAWAGDMADLLLEIKEEVEKLKPDRDRFGPEQIEGFERRYDEIICRGFADNPFTPPKEKKKGRLKRPPPLNLLIRLRDYKSETLAFMYDFRVPFDNNAAERDVRMMKVKQKVSGCFRTVEGAERFASIRGYISTARKNSKNIFEAIKDAFNGDPFIPDVAV from the coding sequence ATGAATTTTAGTATCCCCGAAGAGAAAGAAGTCCGTACGGCCTTTGCGGAAGGTGAAGAGGCAATTATTGCCCTGTTCGGCAGTATAACCGCGCAGGTTAAAGAACTCGCCGCTCAGTTGGAAAAACAGGCCGGAGTATTGAAGGATTTACAGGCCCGGCTGTCGAAAAACAGCCGCAACAGCGGTAAACCGCCTTCAAGCGACGGATACGGTAAACAGAACAAGACGGAAAGCCTGAGAAAGTCTGGTCAAAAGTCGAACGGCGGGCAGCCGGGTCATGAAGGGCGGACTCTTAAGCGGTCGGAAAACCCAGATCATACGGAAACGTATAAACCCGACACATGTGACAACTGCCAGACATCGCTTGAGGACGTCGCCGCCGTCGGAGAGGAAGAACGACAGGTTTATGATATTCCGGCGATACGAATCGAAGTCACCTCGCATCGTGCGGAAATCATAATTTGTCCCGAATGCGGCATGGAAAATACGGGAAAATTCCCGGAAAGTGTGGGACGGGGCGTTCGATACGGCAGAGGCGTGAAGACATGGGCCACGTATTTCGGGAATCAGCATCATATTCCGCTTGAACGCACTGCACAGATTTTTGAAGATCTGATCGGGCACGGAATTTCGGAGGGTTCGCTGCTGAAGGCATCTGAAGAACTTTCCGAGTGCGTCCGGCCCTCGACCGAGGCGACAGCGGAGCTTCTGCGTAATGCCGAGGTTCTGAAAGTGGACGAAACCGGACTGCGGGTCAAAGGAAAACTCCATTGGCTGCATGTAGCTTCGTCGGACCTCCTCACTCATTATAACGTGCATGAAAAGCGGGGAAAAGAAGCGATGGATGCAGCCGGAATCCTCAGTGAATTCGAAGGAAGGATGCTGCATGATCACTGGAAATCGTACTTCGGATATAAAAATTGCCGTCATGGGCTGTGCAACGCGCACCATCTTCGCGAGTTTAAATTCATAGGCAAACAGTATGAACAGGCATGGGCTGGAGACATGGCCGACTTACTGCTTGAGATAAAAGAGGAGGTCGAAAAACTGAAGCCGGACCGGGATCGTTTCGGGCCGGAACAGATCGAAGGTTTTGAACGGCGATACGATGAAATCATTTGTCGGGGCTTCGCGGACAATCCCTTCACGCCTCCAAAAGAAAAAAAGAAGGGACGACTGAAAAGACCGCCGCCGCTCAATCTGCTGATACGGCTCCGGGATTACAAGTCGGAGACTCTCGCCTTTATGTACGATTTTCGGGTTCCGTTCGACAATAATGCGGCGGAAAGGGATGTGCGTATGATGAAGGTCAAACAGAAGGTTTCGGGTTGTTTCCGAACTGTTGAAGGTGCGGAACGGTTCGCTTCTATCCGGGGATATATCTCCACGGCTCGTAAAAATTCAAAAAACATTTTCGAGGCGATCAAAGACGCCTTCAACGGCGATCCTTTTATTCCCGATGTCGCAGTATAA